In one Vicugna pacos chromosome 22, VicPac4, whole genome shotgun sequence genomic region, the following are encoded:
- the DNAJB1 gene encoding dnaJ homolog subfamily B member 1 isoform X2 yields the protein MFAEFFGGRNPFDTFFGQRNGEEGMDIDDPFSGFPMGMGGFTNMNFGRSRPAQEPTRKKQDPPVTHDLRVSLEEIYSGCTKKMKISHKRLNPDGKSIRNEDKILTIEVKRGWKEGTKITFPKEGDQTSNNIPADIVFVLKDKPHNIFKRDGSDVIYPARITLREALCGCTVNVPTLDGRTIPVVFKDVIRPGMRRKVPGEGLPLPKTPEKRGDLIIEFEVIFPERIPQTSRTVLEQVLPI from the exons ATGTTTGCTGAGTTCTTCGGTGGCCGAAATCCCTTTGACACCTTTTTTGGGCAGCGCAACGGGGAGGAAGGCATGGACATTGATGACCCGTTCTCTGGCTTCCCCATGGGCATGGGTGGCTTCACCAATATGAACTTTGGCCGCTCCCGCCCTGCCCAAGAGCCCACCCGAAAGAAGCAAGATCCCCCCGTCACCCACGACCTTAGGGTCTCACTTGAGGAGATCTATAGCGGCTGTACCAAGAAGATGAAAATCTCTCATAAGCGGCTGAACCCCGATGGAAAGAGCATTCGCAACGAAGACAAAATCTTGACCATCGAAGTGAAGCGGGGGTGGAAAGAAGGGACCAAAATCACCTTCCCCAAGGAAGGAGACCAGACCTCCAACAACATTCCAGCCGAcattgtctttgttttaaagGACAAGCCACACAATATCTTTAAGAGAGATGGCTCTGATGTCATTTACCCAGCCAGGATCACTCTTCGGGAG GCTCTGTGTGGCTGTACAGTGAATGTCCCCACTCTGGACGGCAGGACCATACCCGTTGTGTTCAAAGATGTCATCAGGCCTGGCATGCGGCGAAAAGTTCCTGGAGaaggcctccctctccccaaaacgcCCGAGAAACGGGGGGACCTCATTATTGAGTTTGAAGTGATCTTCCCTGAAAGGATTCCCCAGACGTCAAGAACCGTTCTTGAGCAGGTTCTTCCGATATAG